A region of Anoplopoma fimbria isolate UVic2021 breed Golden Eagle Sablefish chromosome 24, Afim_UVic_2022, whole genome shotgun sequence DNA encodes the following proteins:
- the arhgap42a gene encoding rho GTPase-activating protein 42 isoform X3: MGLPTLEFSDSFLDSPEFRERLQCHEIELERTNRFIKDLIKDGNMLVSALKSLSLAVQRFSQSLQEFQFECIGDAETDDEISIAQSLKEFSQLLSTMEEERKRLIQNADDVLISPLERFRKEQIGAVKEGKKQFDKETERYYSVLEKHLSLSSKKKESQLHEADSQISKDRQVFYDASLQYVFKIQEVQERKKFEFVEPLLAFLQGLFTFYHEGYELASEFEPYKQQLQFNLQNARNNFESTRAEVERLMKRIRSAEEDFKAPSCFTMEGYLYIQEKRPLGSVWTRYYCTFEKSSKMFTMSNTDARPASRQNGIVNGTPEMFKLRSCVRRKTDSIDKRFCFDIEVVERHGVITLQALSESNRRLWMEAMDGKEPIYTLPSLLSKKEETFLNEAGLNFVKKCIELVETRGITIVGLYRTGGVNSKVQRLMTSVFGKKHPAFHASTAPTDMQLDADAWDNKTITSGLKNYFRCLAEPVLTYRLHKEFIKAAKYDDQKYRVRAIHALVHKLPEKNRAMLDILTNHLLKVSSHSDQNMMTVSNLGMIFGPTLMRSQEETVAAMMNIKFQNIVVEIIIENHHKIFGEAPDLSVPLPPAPSSRSTPRRNKAICLSSGKRKARLYPPALCLADNDSDTFSSSPSTTPMGSQESLSSHSSEKNGLSPTSPPSSPPAEPDSSSTSPVSPHAASSCSLSHNSSNGKDQKHPTDNTASSHLTPPSFRTSSQTSPARQTFSVSSSTSSLLSTERSLSVKGNSTASLSSVKESRSPSVTSSSTVSIQHSSVDRASSLREGRPLQRASSASSLKSSHSVDQRNASSATSTVTETKATTSPARQHRKTYMTASSSSSSSSSLFPYQLSTSSSLTSLHISEDYKSCHGSVQSLMSLDPQEAAQRRKPCHTRFGSDLTTRHSAAATSSNGYQKPGSVDAKALYSCEAEHSHELSFPQGALFSNVYASVEPGWLQATYNGRTGLIPENYITYM, encoded by the exons ATGGGTCTGCCGACGCTGGAGTTCAGTGACTCGTTCCTGGACAGTCCGGAGTTCAGAGAGCGGCTGCAGTGCCACGAGATCGAGCTCGAGCGCACCAACAGGTTTATAAAAGACCTCATCAAAGATGGAAACATGCTCGTGTCTGCCCTTAAAA GTCTTTCTCTTGCTGTTCAACGGTTCTCTCAGTCTCTGCAGGAGTTTCAATTTGAATGTATTGGAGACGCTGAGACTGATGATGAAATCAGTATAG CTCAGTCCTTAAAGGAGTTCTCTCAGCTCTTGAGCACcatggaagaggagagaaaacgaCTG aTCCAGAACGCAGATGACGTGTTGATCTCGCCGCTGGAGAGATTTCGTAAGGAGCAGATTGGAGCTGTTAAG GAGGGAAAGAAGCAGTTTGACAAGGAGACAGAAAGGTACTACTCCGTTCTGGAGAAACACCTCAGCTTGTCCTCCAAAAAGAAGGAATCACAGCTACACGAG gcTGATTCACAGATCAGTAAGGACAGGCAGGTTTTTTATGATGCATCGCTGCAGTATGTCTTCAAGATCCAAGAAGTGCAGGAGAGAAAGAAGTTTGAATTTGTGGAGCCG TTACTAGCCTTCCTGCAGGGTTTGTTTACGTTCTACCATGAGGGTTACGAGCTGGCCAGTGAGTTTGAACCCTACAAGCAGCAGCTTCAGTTCAACCTGCAGAAT GCTCGCAATAACTTTGAAAGTACGCGTGCTGAGGTTGAGAGGCTGATGAAGAGGATCCGGTCTGCAGAAGAAGACTTCAAAGCCCCCAGTTGCTTTACCATGGAGGGATATCTGTATATACAGGAGAAAC GTCCATTGGGCAGTGTGTGGACCAGATACTACTGTACCTTTGAAAAAAGCTCCAAGATGTTCACCATGAGCAACACAGATGCCAGACCAGCCAGCAGACAG AACGGCATTGTGAACGGTACACCTGAGATGTTCAAGCTGCGCTCCTGTGTCAGAAGGAAGACAGATTCAATTGACAAACGCTTCTGCTTTGACATCGAGGTGGTGGAGAG acaTGGCGTCATCACCCTTCAAGCACTCTCTGAGTCAAACAGGCGGCTGTGGATGGAGGCAATGGATGGAAAAGAACCT ATTTACACTCTGCCTTCTTTACTCAGTAAAAAGGAGGAGA catttCTCAACGAGGCAGGCCTCAACTTTGTTAAGAAGTGTATTGAGCTGGTTGAAACAAGAG gcATTACCATCGTGGGACTGTACAGGACTGGGGGAGTCAACTCCAAAGTGCAGCGGTTGATGACGAGTGTGTTTGGTAAGAAACACCCTGCTTTCCACG CATCCACAGCTCCCACTGACATGCAGCTGGATGCAGATGCCTGGGACAACAAGACCATCACCAGTGGTCTAAAGAATTATTTCAG gtgtcTGGCAGAACCAGTACTGACCTACAGGCTGCATAAAGAATTCATCAAGGCTGCAA AATACGACGACCAGAAGTATAGAGTGAGAGCAATTCATGCTCTTGTACACAAActaccagaaaaaaacagagctatGTTGGATATCCTGACCAACCACCTTCTCAA GGTGTCCTCTCACAGTGACCAGAACATGATGACTGTGTCCAACCTGGGAATGATCTTCGGCCCCACTTTGATGAGGTCTCAGGAGGAGACGGTGGCCGCCATGATGAACATCAAGTTTCAAAATATTGTGGTGGAGATTATCATTGAAAACCACCACAAG ATATTTGGTGAGGCTCCAGACCTGTCGGTGCCGTTACCTCCGGCTCCATCCTCTCGGTCGACTCCCCGCAGGAACAAAGCCATCTGTCTGTCGTCTGGAAAGAGGAAGGCCCGCCTCTATCCTCCGGCTCTCTGCCTGGCAGACAACGACA GTGACACCTTCAGCAGCAGCCCCAGCACGACTCCGATGGGCAGCCAGGAGTCTCTGTCCTCACACTCCTCTGAGAAGAACGGATTGTCTCCGAcctctcctccgtcctctcctcctgccgAACCCGACTCGTCCTCCACATCACCGGTGTCTCCTCATGCGGCTTCCTCCTGCTCCCTGTCCCACAACTCCTCAAACGGGAAGGATCAGAAACACCCGACAGACAACACGGCCTCCTCTCACCTTACGCCTCCCTCTTTCCGGACTTCCTCCCAGACCTCTCCGGCCCGGCAGACtttctctgtgtcctcctccacGTCCTCTTTACTCTCCACAGAGAGGAGTCTGTCCGTCAAAGGAAACTCGACTGCCTCCTTGTCATCTGTTAAAGAGTCAAGATCTCCCTCCGTAACCTCCTCGTCCACTGTCTCCATCCAGCACTCCTCGGTGGATCGCGCCTCCTCTCTCAGGGAGGGTCGACCTCTTCAGAGAGCGTCGTCTGCCTCCTCTCTGAAGAGCTCTCATTCAGTCGATCAAAGAAATGCGTCCAGCGCCACCTCCACTGTCACAGAAACCAAAGCGACTACCTCTCCTGCTCGGCAGCACAGAAAAACGTACATGACtgcctcctcctcgtcttcctcctcatcttcattaTTCCCCTACCAGCTTTCCACATCTTCCTCTCTGACCTCCCTACACATCTCTGAAG ATTACAAAAGCTGTCACGGATCGGTACAGAGTCTCATGTCGCTGGACCCACAAGAGGCAGCACAGAGACGTAAACCATGCCACACTCGCTTTGGCTCCGATCTGACCACGAGACACTCTGCAGCTGCCACATCCAGCAACGGTTACCAGAAACCTGGATCAGT